Proteins co-encoded in one Papaver somniferum cultivar HN1 chromosome 5, ASM357369v1, whole genome shotgun sequence genomic window:
- the LOC113279453 gene encoding protein FAR1-RELATED SEQUENCE 9-like: MTTTRPSESMNNFFKKYLKRTLSFKSFVIQYDEVLTTLRETENYEDFRSRQKKEKLRTEWPIKIRAAERYTPYMFSHFQKEILHTLDLISEVAGQDGPVLTYKVTSFYCSLARTVTYNSSDNFIECSCKQFQFMGVFCAHSLKIFHLNQLLEPSKYYLSRWTVDAKADIGMEEPGRLIQGINTSSTQQYSELDHMDLSLATKGTSTGTSGSYTKKLLTGAMEELDKYLQSNQHDHTEKKENVVDANDKDKGEGSLQIPLGVNITVRDPPRRKKSSKKKAGRIKMAYEKNKSKSATTKKAVTRTTKTKPTTVKRKRQSQKEPSGEKQRAKKRKRPQVKPTDKYVKAKKLYKLNLQFQVEEDGIEVSPFGSDVEEIAPFGTDVELDMVEGETTPRVVGSAESNESFLALLSQQSYPG, translated from the exons ATGACAACTACTCGGCCTTCTGAGAGCATGAATAACTTCTTCAAAAAATACTTAAAGAGAACCTTATCGTTCAAAAGCTTTGTGATTCAATATGACGAAGTTCTTACTACTCTTCGGGAGACAGAAAATTATGAAGATTTCAGAAGcaggcaaaaaaaagaaaaattgcgtACTGAGTGGCCAATAAAAATTCGAGCAGCTGAACGTTATACACCATATATGTTTTCCCACTTCCAGAAAGAAATTCTTCATACTTTGGATTTGATTTCAGAAGTTGCTGGTCAGGATGGACCAGTACTCACGTACAAGGTAACATCATTTTATTGTTCTTTAGCTCGTACTGTTACCTATAATTCTTCAGACAATTTTATTGAGTGTAGTTGCAAGCAATTTCAGTTTATGGGAGTCTTTTGTGCTCACTCATTGAAGAtatttcacttgaatcaattgctTGAACCGTCAAAATACTATTTGAGTCGTTGGACAGTAGATGCAAAAGCCGACATTGGTATGGAAGAGCCTGGGAGGCTAATTCAAGGTATTAATACTTCATCTACCCAACAATACAGTGAGTTGGACCATATGGATTTATCTTTAGCCACGAAGGGTACAAGCACGGGAACTTCTGGTTCATACACAAAAAAGTTGCTTACTGGAGCCATGGAAGAGCTGGATAAATATTTGCAATCTAATCAACATGATCATAccgaaaagaaagaaaatgttgTTGATGCGAATGATAAAGACAAGGGTGAAGGAAGTCTGCAAATTCCGCTTGGTGTTAACATAACCGTACGAGACCCTCCTCGAAGAAAAAAATCTAGTAAGAAGAAGGCTGGCCGAATCAAGATGGCGTATGAGAAAAATAAATCCAAatctgcaacaacaaaaaaagcaGTGACAAGAACAACCAAAACTAAACCAACAACAGTAAAAAGGAAGAGGCAATCACAGAAAGAGCCATCGGGGGAGAAACAAAGAGCAAAGAAGCGGAAACGACCCCAAGTCAAACCAACGGACAAGTACGTTAAAGCGAAGAAATTGTACAAACTGAACCTACAATTTCAGGTAG AGGAAGATGGTATAGAAGTATCTCCTTTTGGTTCTGATGTAGAAGAAATAGCTCCATTTGGTACTGATGTA GAACTAGATATGGTGGAAGGTGAAACAACACCTCGTGTCGTCGGAAGTGCGGAATCTAATGAG AGCTTTTTGGCACTTCTGTCGCAACAAAGTTATCCAGGATAA
- the LOC113282424 gene encoding protein STABILIZED1-like — protein sequence MTIFLRTLENKTLALNLNPNSTSLETLQLTIEQKSGTPINLQRIFLSGRRLIGTQNSEKTLINLGIQSNSHLSLEIQVLGGMQAPVAPKLRLEFLSSKPPPNYVAGLGRGATGFTTRSDIGPARTAPDLPGSTSGGAIGAPPQGGVGRGRGKGGEDEGGAEDDEAEEKGYDENQQFDEFEGNDVGLFATGEYDEDDKEADAVWEAIDERMDSRRKDRREARLKEEIEKYRASNPKITEQFANLKRKLHTVSAQEWDNIPEIGDYSSGRNKKKRFESFVPVPDTLLEKARQEQQNVTALDPKSRAAGGTETPWAQTPVTDLTAVGEGRGTVLSLKLDRLSDSVSGLTVVDPKGYLTDLKSMKITSDAEISDIKKARLLLKSVIQTNPKHPPGWIAAARLEEVAGKIQAARQLIQKGCEECPKSEDVWLEACRLSNPDEAKGVIARGVKTIPNSVKLWMLAAKLEQDVGNKCKVLRKGLEHIPDSVRLWKAVVELSNEEDARLYLQRAVECCPLHIELWLALARLETYDNAKKVLNKAREKLTKEPAIWITAAKLEEANGNTGMVGKIIERGIRSLQKEGLDIDREVWMKEAEAAERAGSVLTCQAIIRNTIGVGVEEEDRKRTWVADAEECKKRGSIETARAIYAHALTVFLIKKSIWLKAAQLEKSHGTRESLDSLLRKAVTYRPQAEVLWLMGAKEKWLAGDVPAARAILQEAYAAIPNSEEIWLAAFKLEFENHEPERARMLLAKARERGGTERVWMKSAIVERELGNASEERKLLEEGLKLFPSFFKLWLMLGQLDDRLGHLEQAKEAYETGIKHCPSCIPLWLSLASLEEKMNGLSKARAVLTMGRKRNPKSPELWLAAVRAESRNGNKKESEILIAKALQECPASGILWATSIEMVPRPQRKTKSADALKRCNNDPHVIAVVAKMFWHDRKVDKARNWLNRAVTLAPDIGDFWAMCYKFELQHGTEETQRDVLKRCVAAEPKHGERWQAISKAVENSHLPVEAILKKAVVILGKDENASESGKN from the coding sequence atGACGATCTTCCTGAGAACCTTAGAAAACAAAACCCTAGCCCTAAACCTGAATCCAAATTCCACATCTTTGGAAACCCTACAACTCACAATCGAACAAAAATCAGGCACTCCAATAAATCTCCAACGTATCTTCTTATCTGGTCGTAGATTAATTGGAACTCaaaactccgaaaaaaccctaatcaatttAGGGATTCAATCAAACTCACATCTTTCACTCGAAATACAAGTATTAGGAGGAATGCAAGCACCAGTTGCACCAAAACTGCGACTCGAATTTCTGAGTTCAAAACCACCACCTAACTATGTAGCAGGTTTAGGTCGTGGTGCTACTGGGTTTACAACTAGGTCTGATATCGGTCCAGCTAGAACTGCACCAGATCTTCCAGGTAGTACTAGTGGGGGTGCTATTGGTGCTCCACCTCAAGGCGGTGTTGGTCGTGGAAGAGGGAAAGGTGGGGAAGATGAAGGAGGagcagaagatgatgaagctgaggaAAAGGGTTATGATGAGAATCAACAATTTGATGAGTTTGAAGGGAACGATGTTGGGTTGTTTGCGACTGGTGAATACgatgaagatgataaagaagCGGATGCAGTATGGGAAGCTATTGATGAGAGAATGGATTCAAGAAGGAAAGATAGGAGAGAAGCTAGATTGAAAGAAGAGATTGAGAAATATAGAGCTTCGAATCCTAAAATTACAGAACAATTTGCTAATTTGAAGAGGAAATTGCATACGGTGTCGGCTCAAGAATGGGATAATATACCTGAGATTGGAGATTATTCTTCTGGGAGGAATAAGAAAAAGAGGTTTGAATCTTTTGTACCTGTTCCTGATACATTGTTAGAGAAAGCTAGACAGGAGCAACAAAATGTTACGGCGTTGGATCCGAAGAGTAGGGCAGCTGGTGGGACGGAGACTCCATGGGCGCAGACACCTGTAACGGATTTAACTGCGGTTGGTGAAGGCCGAGGTAccgttttgtcactgaaattagACAGATTGTCTGATTCTGTATCTGggttaactgttgttgatccaaaaGGTTATTTGACTGATTTAAAGAGCATGAAAATTACTAGTGATGCTGAGATTTCTGATATAAAGAAGGCTAGGTTGTTGCTTAAATCTGTTATACAAACAAATCCAAAACACCCACCAGGGTGGATTGCTGCGGCGAGACTCGAAGAAGTTGCAGGGAAAATACAAGCTGCTAGGCAATTGATACAGAAAGGTTGTGAAGAGTGTCCTAAGAGTGAAGATGTTTGGTTAGAAGCGTGTAGGCTCTCAAATCCAGATGAAGCTAAAGGTGTAATTGCTAGGGGTGTTAAGACGATTCCGAATTCTGTAAAGTTGTGGATGTTAGCTGCAAAACTAGAGCAAGATGTCGGAAATAAATGTAAGGTACTGAGGAAAGGACTTGAACACATCCCAGATTCTGTTAGGCTTTGGAAAGCAGTGGTGGAATTATCTAATGAAGAAGATGCAAGGTTATATCTTCAGAGAGCTGTTGAATGTTGTCCATTGCATATTGAACTTTGGCTTGCTCTTGCGAGGCTGGAGACGTATGATAACGCAAAGAAAGTTTTAAACAAGGCAAGGGAGAAACTGACCAAGGAACCGGCTATTTGGATCACTGCTGCGAAACTTGAAGAAGCAAATGGGAATACTGGTATGGTTGGGAAGATCATAGAGAGGGGAATTCGCTCTTTACAAAAAGAAGGATTGGATATTGATAGAGAAGTTTGGATGAAGGAAGCTGAGGCGGCGGAACGAGCAGGGTCTGTTCTTACTTGCCAGGCTATTATTCGGAACACTATTGGGGTTggggttgaagaagaagatcggAAAAGGACTTGGGTTGCGGATGCAGAGGAATGCAAGAAGAGAGGTTCAATTGAAACTGCTAGAGCTATTTATGCGCACGCCCTTACAGTGTTTCTGATTAAGAAGAGTATTTGGCTTAAGGCAGCTCAACTAGAGAAGAGCCATGGAACTAGGGAATCACTAGATTCTCTTCTACGTAAAGCTGTAACCTATAGGCCTCAAGCTGAGGTTTTATGGCTTATGGGTGCCAAAGAAAAGTGGCTTGCAGGAGACGTTCCTGCTGCTAGAGCAATTCTTCAAGAGGCTTATGCTGCGATACCTAACTCGGAAGAGATTTGGCTTGCTGCATTCAAGTTAGAATTTGAGAATCACGAACCGGAAAGAGCAAGAATGCTGCTTGCTAAAGCAAGAGAAAGAGGAGGTACAGAGAGAGTTTGGATGAAATCAGCCATTGTTGAGAGAGAATTAGGAAATGCTTCCGAGGAGAGAAAATTACTTGAGGAAGGCCTAAAACTCTTCCCATCATTTTTTAAATTGTGGTTGATGCTGGGGCAATTGGACGACAGACTTGGTCACTTGGAACAAGCTAAAGAGGCTTATGAGACTGGAATTAAACATTGCCCAAGCTGCATCCCTCTTTGGCTCTCACTTGCTAGTTTGGAGGAGAAGATGAACGGGCTGAGCAAAGCTCGAGCAGTTCTCACAATGGGCAGGAAGAGAAATCCAAAAAGCCCTGAACTTTGGCTTGCTGCTGTTAGAGCTGAATCACGAAATGGCAACAAAAAGGAATCTGAGATTCTAATAGCCAAGGCATTGCAGGAGTGCCCAGCAAGTGGGATACTATGGGCAACATCAATTGAGATGGTCCCGCGTCCCCAGCGAAAAACTAAAAGTGCAGATGCTCTGAAACGATGCAATAATGATCCCCATGTCATTGCAGTGGTGGCTAAAATGTTTTGGCATGACAGGAAGGTCGACAAAGCTAGAAACTGGTTAAACAGAGCGGTTACTCTTGCCCCAGATATTGGTGACTTCTGGGCAATGTGTTACAAGTTTGAACTCCAGCATGGAACTGAGGAGACCCAGAGGGATGTCTTGAAAAGATGCGTCGCTGCAGAGCCAAAGCATGGCGAGAGATGGCAGGCAATATCTAAAGCCGTAGAGAATTCCCACCTTCCTGTAGAAGCCATTCTAAAGAAAGCAGTCGTTATTCTTGGAAAAGATGAGAATGCTTCTGAGAGTGGCAAAAACTAG